One window of Akkermansia biwaensis genomic DNA carries:
- a CDS encoding ankyrin repeat domain-containing protein, whose translation MIIRLWTIAAAALFLFGWASGKEWNQKMDEWLLPSGTLKAFAEYMPAYGKRALPGPDEREAARLEQAVDAARKAKDARALAEAAARLDAYWQSKLDSLYAPVVAWLVSRWFVKAELIPFKGGMAYEMPMQELQDELVMLAWAGTQAAWEKFLQADEEFYRAWLLAGRKRQEYPDLEESSSGEKLRDTEEAEVLVHRAFKKMERVMAIADTACATHAYPLVDAVPVHPGWQEDDPVLHRVEQAVCSSDYPFIKSMMIEYRNYWEARLDGIRTALLREDGYRPGMETGWEKKLKMADRAWRYYVIMSVEYEIQPGIYFWSSGIDIYMTAHWTWLYRQRCRDLMTLAGLAPERRAEGFECPPRSFAGFGEARLAMEHKAAAGGPLAAQYGELAENLEKLRTDLEDAVSPWQAVFLAVRLQDEDALRFLTSRIRLHEQHALLKGAVTPLMEAAEAGSSGMVRILGTCWGMINAEDWRGRTALDIALEHGHVEAASLIRENGGMTGAEKRRKEEKEAARK comes from the coding sequence ATGATAATCAGATTATGGACGATAGCCGCGGCCGCATTGTTTTTATTCGGATGGGCTTCCGGGAAGGAGTGGAATCAAAAGATGGATGAATGGCTGCTGCCTTCCGGTACGCTGAAAGCGTTTGCGGAATACATGCCCGCTTATGGCAAACGGGCGCTTCCCGGACCGGATGAACGCGAGGCGGCCCGCCTGGAACAGGCAGTGGATGCCGCCAGGAAAGCGAAGGATGCCCGCGCCCTGGCGGAAGCCGCCGCCAGGCTGGACGCCTATTGGCAGTCAAAGCTGGATTCCCTGTATGCTCCCGTGGTCGCATGGCTGGTTTCACGGTGGTTTGTGAAGGCGGAACTGATTCCGTTCAAAGGAGGCATGGCGTATGAAATGCCCATGCAGGAATTGCAGGATGAGCTGGTCATGCTTGCCTGGGCGGGGACGCAGGCCGCTTGGGAGAAATTCCTTCAGGCGGATGAAGAATTTTACCGGGCGTGGCTTCTGGCCGGACGGAAGCGCCAGGAATACCCGGACTTGGAGGAATCTTCATCCGGGGAGAAGCTGAGGGACACGGAAGAGGCGGAAGTGCTGGTGCACCGGGCTTTTAAAAAGATGGAGAGGGTCATGGCCATTGCCGATACGGCGTGTGCGACACATGCCTATCCCCTGGTGGATGCTGTTCCCGTCCATCCCGGCTGGCAGGAGGATGATCCAGTTCTGCACAGAGTGGAGCAGGCCGTATGTTCGTCCGATTATCCTTTCATCAAATCCATGATGATAGAGTACCGGAATTACTGGGAGGCCCGTCTGGACGGCATCAGGACAGCTCTGCTGAGAGAGGACGGCTACAGGCCCGGTATGGAAACCGGATGGGAGAAAAAACTGAAAATGGCGGATCGTGCCTGGAGGTATTATGTGATCATGTCCGTGGAATACGAGATACAACCCGGAATCTATTTCTGGAGTTCCGGTATTGACATTTACATGACGGCGCACTGGACATGGCTGTATCGGCAGCGGTGCCGGGATTTGATGACGCTGGCCGGCCTGGCTCCGGAAAGGAGGGCGGAAGGTTTTGAATGTCCTCCCCGTTCCTTTGCCGGATTCGGAGAGGCGCGTCTTGCGATGGAGCACAAGGCCGCCGCCGGAGGGCCTTTGGCGGCGCAATACGGGGAATTGGCGGAGAATCTGGAAAAACTGCGCACGGATTTGGAGGATGCCGTCTCTCCGTGGCAAGCCGTTTTTTTGGCCGTCAGGTTACAGGATGAAGACGCGCTCCGGTTTTTGACATCCCGTATCCGGCTGCATGAACAGCACGCTCTTCTCAAGGGCGCGGTTACGCCGCTCATGGAGGCCGCCGAGGCGGGTTCCTCCGGGATGGTCCGGATTCTGGGGACATGTTGGGGAATGATCAATGCGGAAGACTGGCGAGGGCGGACCGCACTGGACATCGCCCTGGAACATGGCCATGTGGAAGCTGCATCCCTGATCCGGGAGAATGGTGGAATGACCGGAGCGGAGAAAAGAAGGAAAGAAGAGAAGGAGGCTGCCCGCAAATAG
- a CDS encoding glycoside hydrolase family 43 protein, whose translation MTNIIKPLLSLLLFCGAAVLSAADTPVKHTSFKPGEIWTDNNGVHINAHGGGILYDKGTYYWYGEHKVEGDAGNYAQVGVHCYSSKDLYNWKDEGIALKVVEGDNSHPIAKGCILERPKVVYNKKTKKYVMWFHLELKGKGYGAAYAGVATATKPTGPFTFLKAGRVNPGKWPANMDKKDQTMKTFKGVPALTSSALPEGVRSEDMFKKDFEKGQMSRDMTIFVDDDGKAYHIYSSEENSTTHIAELTPDYTGHTGKFVRVFPGRFMEAPAIFKHKGKYYFIASGCTGWAPNAARSAVAKHIAGPWTELKNPCVGPKAGITFGGQSTYVLPVQGKPGKFIFMADIWRPKNAIDGRYLWLPIQFDGDQIKLEWKDEWKLEDL comes from the coding sequence ATGACCAATATCATCAAACCGCTGCTGTCCCTCCTCCTGTTTTGCGGCGCCGCCGTCCTTTCCGCGGCGGACACCCCCGTCAAGCACACTTCCTTCAAGCCCGGAGAAATCTGGACGGACAACAACGGCGTCCACATCAACGCCCACGGCGGCGGCATCCTCTACGACAAGGGGACCTACTACTGGTACGGGGAACACAAGGTGGAGGGCGACGCGGGCAACTACGCCCAGGTGGGTGTCCACTGCTATTCCTCCAAGGACCTGTACAACTGGAAGGACGAGGGAATCGCCCTGAAAGTGGTGGAAGGGGACAATTCCCATCCCATCGCCAAGGGGTGCATCCTGGAACGCCCCAAAGTGGTTTACAACAAGAAGACCAAAAAGTACGTGATGTGGTTCCATCTGGAGCTCAAGGGGAAAGGCTACGGGGCCGCCTATGCGGGAGTGGCGACGGCCACCAAGCCGACCGGGCCGTTCACGTTCCTGAAGGCCGGGCGCGTCAATCCGGGCAAATGGCCTGCGAACATGGACAAGAAGGACCAGACCATGAAAACCTTCAAGGGGGTGCCCGCTCTTACTTCCAGCGCCCTGCCGGAAGGAGTCCGCTCCGAGGACATGTTCAAGAAGGATTTTGAAAAAGGCCAGATGAGCCGGGACATGACCATTTTTGTGGACGACGACGGCAAGGCCTACCACATTTATTCCTCCGAGGAAAACAGCACCACGCACATTGCGGAGCTCACCCCGGACTACACCGGGCACACGGGCAAATTCGTACGCGTCTTCCCGGGACGTTTCATGGAAGCCCCCGCTATCTTCAAGCACAAGGGCAAATACTACTTCATCGCTTCCGGCTGTACGGGCTGGGCGCCCAACGCCGCCCGCAGCGCCGTGGCCAAGCACATTGCCGGCCCGTGGACGGAACTCAAGAATCCCTGCGTAGGGCCGAAGGCGGGCATCACCTTCGGCGGCCAAAGCACTTATGTTCTGCCCGTTCAGGGCAAGCCCGGCAAATTCATCTTCATGGCGGACATCTGGCGGCCCAAGAATGCCATCGACGGACGCTACCTGTGGCTGCCCATCCAGTTTGACGGCGATCAGATCAAGCTGGAATGGAAAGACGAATGGAAATTGGAAGACCTGTAA
- a CDS encoding glycoside hydrolase family 43 protein, whose protein sequence is MKKTLSTAFFSLCLFYGMTALSPADVPVKHTSFKPGEIWTDNNGVHINAHGGGILYDKGTYYWYGEHKVEGDAGNRAQVGVHCYSSKDLYNWKDEGIALKVVEGDNSHPIAKGCILERPKVVYNKKTKKYVMWFHLELKGKGYGSAYAGVATATKPTGPFTFLRAGRVNPGKWPLNLDKKDQTTEFTKEMPDYVRIIRRDYPGGQMSRDMTIFVDDNGKAYHIYSSEGNITLHIAELTPDYTGHNGKYVRAFVNRYMEAPAICKHKGKYYMIASGCSGWAPNAARSAVADRIAGPWKELKNPCVGPKAGITFGGQSTYILPVQGKPGKFIFMADIWRPKNAIDGRYLWLPMKWEGDQIKLEWKDEWTLEDL, encoded by the coding sequence ATGAAGAAAACACTTTCAACCGCCTTTTTCTCCCTCTGCCTGTTCTACGGCATGACCGCCCTTTCTCCGGCGGACGTCCCCGTCAAGCACACTTCCTTCAAACCCGGAGAAATCTGGACGGACAACAACGGCGTCCACATCAACGCCCACGGCGGCGGCATCCTCTACGACAAGGGAACCTATTACTGGTACGGGGAACATAAGGTTGAAGGGGACGCCGGAAACCGCGCCCAGGTGGGCGTGCACTGCTATTCCTCCAAAGACCTGTACAACTGGAAGGACGAGGGAATCGCCCTGAAGGTGGTGGAAGGGGACAATTCCCACCCCATCGCCAAGGGGTGCATCCTGGAACGCCCCAAAGTGGTTTACAACAAGAAGACCAAAAAGTACGTGATGTGGTTCCATCTGGAGCTCAAGGGGAAAGGCTATGGTTCCGCGTATGCGGGAGTGGCGACGGCCACCAAGCCGACCGGGCCGTTCACGTTCCTGAGGGCCGGGCGCGTCAATCCGGGCAAATGGCCCCTGAACCTGGACAAAAAGGACCAGACCACGGAGTTCACCAAGGAAATGCCCGACTACGTCCGCATCATCAGGCGTGACTATCCCGGCGGCCAGATGAGCCGGGACATGACCATTTTTGTGGACGACAACGGCAAGGCCTACCATATCTATTCCTCGGAAGGCAACATCACGCTCCACATAGCGGAACTCACCCCGGACTACACCGGGCATAACGGGAAATACGTCCGGGCTTTCGTCAACCGCTACATGGAGGCTCCCGCCATCTGCAAGCACAAGGGCAAATACTACATGATCGCTTCCGGCTGTTCCGGCTGGGCTCCCAACGCCGCCCGCAGCGCCGTGGCCGACCGGATTGCCGGACCGTGGAAGGAACTCAAAAACCCCTGCGTGGGCCCGAAGGCGGGCATCACCTTCGGCGGCCAAAGCACGTACATTCTGCCCGTGCAGGGCAAGCCCGGCAAATTCATCTTCATGGCGGACATCTGGCGGCCCAAAAACGCCATCGACGGACGCTACCTGTGGCTGCCCATGAAATGGGAAGGCGACCAGATCAAGCTGGAATGGAAGGATGAATGGACGCTGGAAGACCTGTGA